Within the Borreliella valaisiana VS116 genome, the region TATCATAGATATCGCCATCATTATTGACTGATTAATACCTTCAATTATACTCTGAAGAGAAAGAGGAAGCTGAACCTGCAAAAGAATACGTAAATTACTACTGCCAAAAGACTTGGCCGCTTCTATTACTTCATCTGAGACTTGAACAATTCCCAACCTTGTATATCTAATAACAGGAGGCATAGCAAAAATTATTGTAGCAAAAATAGCAGAAGCTGTACCCATTCCAAAAAAAGGAATAGCGGGAATCAAATAAATAAATGGAGGCATAGCTTGCATTAAATCTAGAATAGGTTTTAAAAAAACATAAAATCTTGGGAAATATCCCCCAAAAATACCTATAGGAATTCCCAAAATAACAGAAACAAAAACAGAAACAAATATAATAGCGATTGTATCCATTGAAGCCTCCCAAAGATTAAAATACAAAATAAAAAAGAATCCGGGCAAAATCAAAAATATTAATCTTTTTTTCAAGAAAACAAAACTTAACAGGCATACAATCAAAATAAAAAGAATAGGATTAACAAAAAGAAATAAATCTTTTAAATTTTCATATAAAAAAATTATACTTTTAGAAAAACCTACCCCATCAGAAATTGAAAAATTATCAACCAAAAAATCAAAAAAATTATCTATTTTTAATATAAAAAAATCTTTACTCATAAATTCCTATCTTGACAATAAATCGGAAATTTCATTTAAATTAATATATCCGACAATACTTCCTCTTTCTTTTATTATTAAATAATCTTGCTTATTTAAATATTCAACAATTTTTTTTATTTCATCATTTAGCTCTAAATTTAAAGATATAAGATTATCATATCTTTTATTAAGAACTTTATTGTATAAACTAAAATTTTCATCTTGATATTTAATAACAACATTTAAATCATTATCACTACCGGAGTTTAAATCAAAATCATCTTTTAAAATATCTTTTATTTTTAAAATATTTAAAACAGGCAAATTTTTAATAAAATTAGATATAAAATCCGTACTAGGATTGGTTAAAA harbors:
- a CDS encoding ABC transporter permease; this translates as MSKDFFILKIDNFFDFLVDNFSISDGVGFSKSIIFLYENLKDLFLFVNPILFILIVCLLSFVFLKKRLIFLILPGFFFILYFNLWEASMDTIAIIFVSVFVSVILGIPIGIFGGYFPRFYVFLKPILDLMQAMPPFIYLIPAIPFFGMGTASAIFATIIFAMPPVIRYTRLGIVQVSDEVIEAAKSFGSSNLRILLQVQLPLSLQSIIEGINQSIMMAISMIVIAAMVGSSGLGRTVIYSIERLNFGEGLISGLAVVIIAIILDRIMQSIFIKFSYLNTDHYGGKRENKFKRFLEIYNK